In Amyelois transitella isolate CPQ chromosome 3, ilAmyTran1.1, whole genome shotgun sequence, a single genomic region encodes these proteins:
- the LOC106140141 gene encoding ornithine aminotransferase, mitochondrial — MSEQKLSSQEIFALEDKYGCRNYAPVPVALSRGEGVFVWDVEGKKYFDFLSAYSAVNQGHCHPRIVAALKKQAEKLTLVSRAFYSDQLGQYEKFMTELLGYDRLLPMNTGVEGGESACKIARKWGYEVKKIPENQAKIVFATGNFWGRTLSACSSSSDPSCYGGFGPFMPGFKLIPYNDIPALEKVLQDPTVAAFFVEPVQGEAGVIIPDAGYLRKVRELCTKYNVLWIDDEVQAGLGRTGRLLAVDHEGLKPDIVILGKALSGGMLPVSAVLTSHQVMNVITPGTHGSTYGGNPLACAVAMEAIKVLLEEKLSEKAAKLELVLREELEKIPKSMITSIRGKGLMFAIDVHENYPAYDLVLKLRDAGLLTKTTHGQTIRLAPPLVITEEQLRQGAAIIRGVFEKFNK; from the exons GCGTGTTCGTTTGGGACGTAGAAGGAAAGAAATATTTCGACTTTTTGAGCGCTTACTCCGCTGTTAACCAGGGACACTGCCACCCCAGGATTGTGGCAGCTTTGAAGAAGCAGGCTGAAAAACTGACTCTTGTATCGag AGCGTTCTACTCAGACCAACTGGGCCAATATGAGAAGTTCATGACTGAACTGCTAGGGTACGACCGTCTGCTGCCCATGAACACGGGCGTGGAGGGCGGCGAGAGCGCCTGCAAGATCGCGCGCAAGTGGGGATATGAAGTCAAGAAGATCCCGGAGAACCAGGCGAAG attgtGTTCGCAACAGGCAACTTCTGGGGTCGCACGCTGTCGGCGTGCTCGTCTTCCTCGGACCCCAGCTGTTATGGTGGGTTCGGACCTTTCATGCCCGGGTTCAAACTCATTCCTTACAATGACATTCCAGCTTTGGAG aAAGTGTTACAAGACCCCACAGTGGCCGCTTTCTTCGTGGAGCCGGTACAGGGCGAGGCCGGAGTCATCATCCCCGACGCCGGATACCTGCGCAAGGTTCGGGAACTCTGCACCAAGTACAATGTGCTGTGGATTGATGACGAAGTCCAAGCTGGATTag GTCGTACCGGCAGGCTGCTGGCGGTGGACCACGAGGGTCTGAAGCCGGACATCGTGATCCTGGGCAAGGCGCTTAGCGGCGGCATGTTGCCTGTCTCAGCTGTGTTGACTAGTCATCAAGTCATGAAT GTAATTACTCCCGGAACCCACGGTTCGACATACGGCGGAAATCCTTTGGCATGCGCAGTTGCTATGGAAGCTATaaag GTGTTACTGGAAGAGAAATTGTCAGAAAAAGCGGCCAAGCTCGAGTTGGTGCTGCGTGAGGAGTTGGAGAAGATCCCGAAGTCCATGATCACCTCCATCAGGGGCAAGGGGCTTATGTTCGCCATTGACGTACATGAAA ATTATCCGGCATACGACTTAGTTCTGAAGCTGCGTGATGCCGGTTTGTTGACCAAGACCACGCACGGGCAGACCATCAGATTGGCCCCTCCTCTTGTCATCACCGAGGAACAACTCCGCCAGGGAGCCGCCATCATCCGTGGAGTCTTTGAGAAGttcaacaaataa
- the LOC106140142 gene encoding trans-1,2-dihydrobenzene-1,2-diol dehydrogenase isoform X2, with amino-acid sequence MGFQLKWGIAGVGMIAHDFLTALGTLPPEQNKVVAIAGKDLERVHRLATLHKIGTSYEGYESLARDDAIDIVFVSVLNLQHYEISKLMLEHGKHVLCEKPMGMTNKQMKSLVDLARERRLFLLEGMWSRFFPAYDALDRHISSGGLGDIYHVNVQFGVEINDIERNLMKDLGGGAVLDLGLYMLQLIQFIYKEAPTDIVCTGHLSKAGVDESISCSLKYKDGRTATLSAHTRSTMPNKAEIVGTKGIVALDYFWCPTVLRLSGANITEWTLPKGKFKFHFHNSAGLSYQIQECWDCISKGLTESSKMTLDESVLISKLTDTMRAQLGVLENGL; translated from the exons ATGGGGTTTCAGTTGAAATGGGGTATAGCCGGCGTGGGCATGATAGCTCACGATTTCCTGACAGCGCTAGGCACACTTCCCCCCGAACAAAACAAAGTGGTAGCTATAGCTGGCAAGGACTTGGAAAGAGTGCACAGATTGGCGACGCTCCATAAAATCGGCACATCATACGAAGGCTACGAGTCACTGGCGCGTGACGACGCTATAG ACATTGTATTCGTGAGTGTACTTAACTTACAACACTATGAAATAAGTAAACTAATGTTAGAACATGGCAAACATGTTCTATGTGAAAAGCCGATGGGCATGACGAATAAACAGATGAAATCATTGGTGGATCTTGCTCGGGAGCGGAGGCTGTTCCTCCTGGAGGGAATGTGGTCCAGGTTCTTTCCAGCTTATGACGCTTTGGACAGGCACATATCGTCTGGTGGCCTTGGTGACATTTATCACGTCAACGTACAGTTCGGGGTGGAAATTAACGACATTGAAAGAAACCT GATGAAAGATCTCGGCGGTGGAGCGGTGTTAGATTTAGGCTTGTATATGCTTCAGCTAATCCAGTTTATATACAAGGAGGCTCCTACAGATATCGTGTGTACCGGGCACTTGAGTAAAGCTGGCGTGGACGAGTCTATTTCGTGTTCGCTGAAATACAAAGATGGCCGAACGGCGACCCTGTCAGCGCATACCAGATCCACGATGCCTAATAAAGCTGAAATTGTTGGCACTAAAGGAATTGTAGCT CTTGACTACTTTTGGTGCCCCACTGTGCTAAGGTTGTCAGGAGCAAACATCACCGAGTGGACACTCCCTAAGGGCAAGTTTAAGTTCCACTTTCACAACAGCGCCGGCCTAAGTTACCAGATCCAGGAATGTTGGGATTGCATTAGTAAAG GTTTGACGGAGAGTTCAAAAATGACTTTAGATGAAAGTGTACTTATATCGAAACTAACGGACACAATGAGAGCGCAACTAGGAGTTTTAGAGAATggactttaa
- the LOC106140142 gene encoding trans-1,2-dihydrobenzene-1,2-diol dehydrogenase isoform X1: protein MSEQENMGFQLKWGIAGVGMIAHDFLTALGTLPPEQNKVVAIAGKDLERVHRLATLHKIGTSYEGYESLARDDAIDIVFVSVLNLQHYEISKLMLEHGKHVLCEKPMGMTNKQMKSLVDLARERRLFLLEGMWSRFFPAYDALDRHISSGGLGDIYHVNVQFGVEINDIERNLMKDLGGGAVLDLGLYMLQLIQFIYKEAPTDIVCTGHLSKAGVDESISCSLKYKDGRTATLSAHTRSTMPNKAEIVGTKGIVALDYFWCPTVLRLSGANITEWTLPKGKFKFHFHNSAGLSYQIQECWDCISKGLTESSKMTLDESVLISKLTDTMRAQLGVLENGL, encoded by the exons ATGTCTGAACAAGAAAAT ATGGGGTTTCAGTTGAAATGGGGTATAGCCGGCGTGGGCATGATAGCTCACGATTTCCTGACAGCGCTAGGCACACTTCCCCCCGAACAAAACAAAGTGGTAGCTATAGCTGGCAAGGACTTGGAAAGAGTGCACAGATTGGCGACGCTCCATAAAATCGGCACATCATACGAAGGCTACGAGTCACTGGCGCGTGACGACGCTATAG ACATTGTATTCGTGAGTGTACTTAACTTACAACACTATGAAATAAGTAAACTAATGTTAGAACATGGCAAACATGTTCTATGTGAAAAGCCGATGGGCATGACGAATAAACAGATGAAATCATTGGTGGATCTTGCTCGGGAGCGGAGGCTGTTCCTCCTGGAGGGAATGTGGTCCAGGTTCTTTCCAGCTTATGACGCTTTGGACAGGCACATATCGTCTGGTGGCCTTGGTGACATTTATCACGTCAACGTACAGTTCGGGGTGGAAATTAACGACATTGAAAGAAACCT GATGAAAGATCTCGGCGGTGGAGCGGTGTTAGATTTAGGCTTGTATATGCTTCAGCTAATCCAGTTTATATACAAGGAGGCTCCTACAGATATCGTGTGTACCGGGCACTTGAGTAAAGCTGGCGTGGACGAGTCTATTTCGTGTTCGCTGAAATACAAAGATGGCCGAACGGCGACCCTGTCAGCGCATACCAGATCCACGATGCCTAATAAAGCTGAAATTGTTGGCACTAAAGGAATTGTAGCT CTTGACTACTTTTGGTGCCCCACTGTGCTAAGGTTGTCAGGAGCAAACATCACCGAGTGGACACTCCCTAAGGGCAAGTTTAAGTTCCACTTTCACAACAGCGCCGGCCTAAGTTACCAGATCCAGGAATGTTGGGATTGCATTAGTAAAG GTTTGACGGAGAGTTCAAAAATGACTTTAGATGAAAGTGTACTTATATCGAAACTAACGGACACAATGAGAGCGCAACTAGGAGTTTTAGAGAATggactttaa
- the LOC106140100 gene encoding uncharacterized protein LOC106140100, with protein sequence MTLVLRKYLLSKNNALTYNMCNAFRRTFSGDRSNDTEFISSTILVENGFNVQELPVVVRKWKNVELEEPDLQVSTKSKNESISYQLIQAEFRQCVDLRDVFSLLSKCTKITPNIALGAMERIQYLENNPSGIDKESKNMHINLAKGAILDKLIKVVLKTEDTQTILNIIQSTSLFMEPYKSKFCDELLFRTLDNKLDVEQICTFLTFLIENKTVPQYSTTIDKLWVGFIQREGDINEENIGQIFSILSGLKVF encoded by the exons atgactTTAGTCTTACGAAAGTATTTGTTGTCAAAAAATAACGCATTAACATATAACATGTGCAATGCGTTTCGTCGTACCTTTAGCGGCGACAGGAGTAATGATACCGAGTTTATCAGCAGTACGATTTTAGTTGAGAACGGTTTTAATGTTCAAGAGCTGCCTGTTGTAGTGAGAAAATGGAAAAATGTGGAACTAGAAGAGCCGGACCTTCAGGTCTCTACGAAGAGTAAAAACGAATCAATAAGTTACCAACTTATTCAAGCAGAGTTCAGACAATGTGTGGATCTTCGCGACGTTTTTTCTTTGCTGTCAAAATGTACCAAAATAACCCCAAATATTGCTCTTGGTGCTATGGAGAGAATACAATATCTGGAAAATAATCCTAGTGGGATAGATAAGGAATCAAAAAATATGCACATCAATTTGGCAAAAGGAGCTATTTTAGATAAGTTAATTAaagttgttttaaaaacaGAAGACACTCAGACAATACTGAATATCATACAATCAACTTCTTTATTCATGGAACCCTATAAATCTAAGTTTTGTGATGAACTTCTCTTTCGAACACTTGATAATAAACTAGATGTAGAACAAATTTGTACGTTCCTTACGTTTCTTATTGAAAATAAGACTGTCCCACAGTATTCTACAACTATTGACAAACTATGGGTTGGTTTCATTCAGAGAGAAGGAGatataaatgaagaaaacATTGGTCAAATCTTCTCTATTTTGTCTGGGTTGAAG GTATTTTGA